One Bos taurus isolate L1 Dominette 01449 registration number 42190680 breed Hereford chromosome 3, ARS-UCD2.0, whole genome shotgun sequence DNA window includes the following coding sequences:
- the SLC39A1 gene encoding zinc transporter ZIP1: protein MGPWGEPELLVWRPEAAASEAPVPMGLEVKLGALVLLLVLTLICSLVPVCVLRRPGANPEASASRQKALSLVSCFAGGVFLATCLLDLLPDYLGAIDEALAALHVTLQFPLQEFILAMGFFLVLVMEQITLAYKEQSGPPPREETRALLGTVNGGPQHWHDGLGVPQAGGASSAPSALRACVLVFSLALHSVFEGLAVGLQRDQARAMELCLALLLHKGILAVSLSLRLLQSHLRAQVVAGCGILFSCMTPLGIGLGTALAESAGPLHQLAQSVLEGMAAGTFLYITFLEILPQELATSEQRILKVILLLAGFALLTGLLFIQI, encoded by the exons ATGGGGCCCTGGGGAGAGCCAGAGCTCCTGGTGTGGCGCCCCGAGGCAGCAGCCTCAGAGGCCCCAGTGCCCATGGGACTGGAGGTGAAGTTGGGGGCCCTGGTGCTGTTGCTGGTGCTCACTCTCATCTGCAGTCTAGTGCCCGTCTGTGTGCTTCGGCGGCCGGGAGCTAACCCTGAAGCCTCAG CCTCCCGCCAAAAAGCCCTGAGCCTTGTAAGCTGCTTTGCGGGCGGTGTCTTTCTGGCCACATGTCTCTTGGACCTGCTGCCTGACTACCTGGGTGCTATAGATGAGGCCCTGGCAGCCCTGCATGTGACG CTCCAGTTCCCTCTCCAAGAGTTCATCCTGGCCATGGGCTTCTTCCTGGTCCTGGTGATGGAGCAGATCACGCTGGCTTACAAGGAACAGTCGGGACCACCACCTCGAGAGGAGACGAGGGCTCTCCTGGGTACAGTGAATGGTGGGCCACAGCACTGGCACGATGGACTGGGGGTCCCACAGGCAGGCGGAGCCTCATCAGCTCCCTCAGCCCTGCGTGCCTGTGTATTGGTCTTCTCCTTGGCCCTGCATTCAGTGTTTGAAGGGCTGGCGGTGGGGCTGCAGCGAGACCAGGCTCGGGCCATGGAGTTGTGCCTGGCTTTGCTGCTCCATAAGGGTATCCTGGCAGTCAGCTTGTCCCTGCGGCTGCTGCAGAGCCACCTGCGAGCACAGGTGGTGGCTGGCTGTGGGATCCTCTTCTCATGCATGACACCCCTGGGCATTGGACTGGGTACAGCTCTGGCAGAGTCAGCTGGGCCACTGCACCAGCTTGCCCAGTCTGTGCTGGAGGGCATGGCGGCTGGCACCTTTCTCTACATCACCTTCCTGGAAATCCTGCCCCAGGAGTTGGCCACTTCTGAGCAGAGAATCCTCAAGGTCATTCTGCTTCTAGCAGGCTTTGCCCTGCTCACTGGCCTGCTCTTTATCCAAATCTAG
- the SLC39A1 gene encoding zinc transporter ZIP1 isoform X1 yields MGAGKQPNSPCSGLRVIGATAATMGPWGEPELLVWRPEAAASEAPVPMGLEVKLGALVLLLVLTLICSLVPVCVLRRPGANPEASASRQKALSLVSCFAGGVFLATCLLDLLPDYLGAIDEALAALHVTLQFPLQEFILAMGFFLVLVMEQITLAYKEQSGPPPREETRALLGTVNGGPQHWHDGLGVPQAGGASSAPSALRACVLVFSLALHSVFEGLAVGLQRDQARAMELCLALLLHKGILAVSLSLRLLQSHLRAQVVAGCGILFSCMTPLGIGLGTALAESAGPLHQLAQSVLEGMAAGTFLYITFLEILPQELATSEQRILKVILLLAGFALLTGLLFIQI; encoded by the exons ATGGGAGCGGGAAAGCAGCCCAACTCGCCCTGTTCAG GTCTGAGAGTCATTGGAGCTACCGCAGCCACCATGGGGCCCTGGGGAGAGCCAGAGCTCCTGGTGTGGCGCCCCGAGGCAGCAGCCTCAGAGGCCCCAGTGCCCATGGGACTGGAGGTGAAGTTGGGGGCCCTGGTGCTGTTGCTGGTGCTCACTCTCATCTGCAGTCTAGTGCCCGTCTGTGTGCTTCGGCGGCCGGGAGCTAACCCTGAAGCCTCAG CCTCCCGCCAAAAAGCCCTGAGCCTTGTAAGCTGCTTTGCGGGCGGTGTCTTTCTGGCCACATGTCTCTTGGACCTGCTGCCTGACTACCTGGGTGCTATAGATGAGGCCCTGGCAGCCCTGCATGTGACG CTCCAGTTCCCTCTCCAAGAGTTCATCCTGGCCATGGGCTTCTTCCTGGTCCTGGTGATGGAGCAGATCACGCTGGCTTACAAGGAACAGTCGGGACCACCACCTCGAGAGGAGACGAGGGCTCTCCTGGGTACAGTGAATGGTGGGCCACAGCACTGGCACGATGGACTGGGGGTCCCACAGGCAGGCGGAGCCTCATCAGCTCCCTCAGCCCTGCGTGCCTGTGTATTGGTCTTCTCCTTGGCCCTGCATTCAGTGTTTGAAGGGCTGGCGGTGGGGCTGCAGCGAGACCAGGCTCGGGCCATGGAGTTGTGCCTGGCTTTGCTGCTCCATAAGGGTATCCTGGCAGTCAGCTTGTCCCTGCGGCTGCTGCAGAGCCACCTGCGAGCACAGGTGGTGGCTGGCTGTGGGATCCTCTTCTCATGCATGACACCCCTGGGCATTGGACTGGGTACAGCTCTGGCAGAGTCAGCTGGGCCACTGCACCAGCTTGCCCAGTCTGTGCTGGAGGGCATGGCGGCTGGCACCTTTCTCTACATCACCTTCCTGGAAATCCTGCCCCAGGAGTTGGCCACTTCTGAGCAGAGAATCCTCAAGGTCATTCTGCTTCTAGCAGGCTTTGCCCTGCTCACTGGCCTGCTCTTTATCCAAATCTAG